One Silene latifolia isolate original U9 population chromosome 4, ASM4854445v1, whole genome shotgun sequence DNA segment encodes these proteins:
- the LOC141651128 gene encoding uncharacterized protein LOC141651128, which yields MTGSQDQNKKNGENEKRVISMASPLYLHPSENPNMSLVPSKFNGTNYDLWADAFRNGLDAKNKLGFIDGKVRKPPGDEGEDNIELVAWRQCNAMIRGWLRSSIEEKLHPSISFSGEVKEIWDELRGRYTAGNAPRVHQLKGELGECKQKNESVTKYYTRLKVIWDELANYSKVPP from the coding sequence ATGACAGGATCACAGGATCAAAACAAGAAGAATGGGGAGAATGAAAAACGTGTCATATCTATGGCATCTCCGCTTTATCTTCATCCCTCCGAGAATCCCAACATGTCGCTAGTTCCGTCCAAATTCAATGGCACCAATTATGATTTATGGGCTGATGCCTTTAGGAACGGACTGGATGCGAAAAATAAGTTAGGATTCATCGATGGGAAGGTCAGAAAACCGCCTGGGGATGAAGGAGAAGATAACATTGAATTGGTAGCATGGAGGCAGTGTAATGCCATGATTAGGGGATGGTTGAGAAGTTCCATTGAAGAGAAATTACACCCGAGTATTTCCTTCTCGGGAGAGGTAAAAGAAATTTGGGATGAATTACGTGGACGTTATACGGCTGGAAACGCTCCACGAGTTCACCAATTGAAGGGTGAACTTGGCGAATGTAAACAAAAGAATGAGTCAGTGACGAAATATTACACACGACTCAAAGTTATTTGGGATGAGCTTGCGAACTATTCGAAAGTTCCACCGTGA